The genomic window ATACTTTTTCCTCTGTCTTTGTCCCCAGAGGAATGGGTACGACCAGTCATGAAGAGGGATAAGCAGGTTCTTCTGCACTGGGGCTACTATCCTGACAGGTGAGGATGGGCTTCTGGGGCAGGTTTAAGGTCAAGAGTCAGCCAGGAGCCCCAGGACATCTAGCAAAGGCAGAAGGGACTCTTTGGGCCGATTGATTTGTTCTGTCCCCGCCACTGATTATGTGAACCGTCTGTCTTGGGTGAGGTTTGGACTTTGTGGACTAGGCTTGGTTAAAAGGATCAGGGAAAcatacttggcccaatggatagggcgtcgtctaccacatgggaggtccgcggttcaaaccccgggcctccttgacccgtgtggagctggcccatgcgcagtgctgatgtgcgcaaggagtgccctgccacgcaggggtgtcccccacgtaggggagccccacacgcaaggagtataccccataaggagccgcccagtgcgaaagaaagtgcagcctgcccaagaatggcgctgcacacacacacacagctgacacaagatgacgtgacaaaaagaaacacagattcctggtgctgctgataaggatagaagcggtcatagaagaacacacagcgaatggacacagagagcagacaactggggggcggaataaattaaaaaataaaaaatcttaaaaaaaataaaaggagcaggGCTCTATGTGTGAAATGGCCATCCCACTATAACTTTTGATAAGTAAATTGTtaaaaacaatctaaatgtcttAACAGTAGGAAAACGTTTCGGTGAATTTGTGTATCTTCTCGgtatggactattatgcagcctttaaaattgtatttatgaaATAACATGAATGATGTGTAGCTGAGTATTAAGTACAAAATGTAGGATATAAAATAATAGCATGTTTacaatttcataaaaataaaattgcacaTGAAAATTCCTGGGAGAAATTATATACTAGATGTCAAGAGTAGTTGTGTTAGGTTGATAGGATTAtagataattttcttctttctctactcttataatttgcttttattactttaaaatgaaaagaatccCAATgttaattgggggggggggaatcattACCAAAAAAATAACCCAACAACCCAATACTTTCCATAAATGGAAAAGATCTGTGCTCTACTTTTCCACAATTCTATCCATTGATTCTATTTCACTGTCAATTTCCCATGGCAGTTATGACACATGGATCCCAGCCAGTGAAATTGAAGCATCTGTGGAAGATGCACCAACTCCTGAGAAGCCTAGGAAGGTGAGCTCTCCTTGTACTCCATTCCCCAAGCAGGCTATTCTTAGGAGGTGAAGAAGGGTTCCTGTGCCCCTGGGCTTTTTCACAGTAATGATCCCCAGACAGAGCTGTGACTGCCAAGCTTCTCACCCGCACAGTCTGTCTCTGTACTTTAGGTTCATGCAAAGTGGATCCTGGACACAGATACCttcaatgaatggatgaatgaggaAGACTATGAAGTGAATGATGACAAAAACCCCGTGTCCCGCAGAAAGAAGATTTCAGCCAAGACATTGACAGATGAGGTGAAaagacctctttttttttcttcctccagtCTTTAGCTTAAGTCTCTGGACAAAACTTTGCGGGAGATTGTTGGCTGACATTTGTCCTGTTTCTCCAACCTGCAGGTGAACAGCCCAGACTCAGATCGACGGGACAAGAAAGGAGGGAACTACAAGAAGAGGAAGCGCTCCCCCTCTCCTTCACCTACCCCAGAATCTAAGAAGAAAAATGCGAAGAAAGGGTATGCCATGCTTTCTTATGATCctgtccccacctccacccttctGTCCACACTATGTTGGAGGAAGAAAGGCCTAATCCCTTCCCGTAGCCACCTGGCGCTTACCCGGGCATGCCACAGTCCttaggggaggggaggaggtcgTCTTTAGCTCTGCCCAGTCATTAGTTCTAGTCCCAGCCACTGCTAACCTCAGAGAGAGCTTAATCTCCGAATGAAAAGCCCTTGCCACTTCACATGGCTCTGTTGCTCTTGGCTTCTGTCAGTGCTCCGCTCCACCCTTGAGatgtctctccttcccttcccttgaaCCTCAATTTCCAGCGTCTCCTTGTGTAAGAGTGActgggtcctctttcattcttttttcttcctagcCCCTCGACACCTTACACCAAGTCCAAGCGTGGCCACAGAGAGGAGGAGCAAGAAGACCTGACAAAGGACATGGATGAGCCCTCGCCAGTCCCTAACGTAGAAGAGGTGACGTTGCCCAAAACAGGTACAGGACAGGACAGGCACCCGGGACCCACTCCCTTTCCCTGTGCTGCCCCAACTGTGCCAACCCCCTGAGGGGGATGCTTTATTAGGCCCAGCTCCAGGTCTGAAAGGCCTTTTCCCATCACTTTAGCTGGTTATTGAAGTTATTTCTGTTACCGTGGAGAATCCTCCAACAGTTCAATAGCCAATCTTAGCTGTGGCTTGTGCTTTGCTCCTGACAGTAGTTTTCAAGTTTTAAATGTTGTGTGCCACAATTAGTAAGCTATATTTGAGCACAAATTATACACATGTACTATCACTATACTGGGAACATTATAAAACACGTAAACAGAACAATTTAAAGGATGAGATTAAAAGAGAAGTTCTGGTACTCTTCCTGTATCCGAGTGGATTGGCCTTTGTATCTGAGATCATTGCTTCTTGGTGCTGGCATATCATCTGTGTTCCAAGAACTAACTAGCCTCAAGTGGGCCAGAGGTGTATTTCAAGGCTGGGCTTGGGAGGCCACGGAGAGGGGAGGGGTTCTGGGCTCCCTCCATCTCGTGAATCAGAGCAGCTCTGTTTTCTAGCCGTGTTTTCTCCTGAACCATCATGTATGAATTCATTTAATGAAAGTGTTCCTCTGCTTTGAAAAATGTTTAAGATCTGGTCACTTCTCTACAGAATGATTTGGCCAGACCCAGTCTCAGTCTGTTAAGAACTGACAGACACATGAAGAGAGAGAGGCCTATCAAAGACAAAAATCATGTATGACTGTAGATAAAGAAGTAAGGCGCTTATTTATAGGAAAAAGTTAAGCGAGTATATAATTGGAGAAGTAGGAAAAGTAACAAGTGAGTTTCAAGCCCTACAATGAATGTGACTGGAGGAAGTTAACTGCATTTTGTGATGAGATGGAGAAAGTTTTGGAGGAAGGGGGAATCTCGAGAGGTGAGGGCTTGATTTAGGCAGAATCTGTCTGATAAAATGACTCTGTCTCTGGCAGTCAACACTAAGAAGGACTCGGAGTCAGCCCCGGTCAAAGGAGGCACCATGACTGACCTGGGTAAGATGGAGCGCCCCTGCAGGCGAGGCATTCGGAGCCTGAGGGTGGGCGGGCTCAGCTGGCACCCTTCCCCTGGGCTCACGGCCCTTCCCCACTTCTCCCTGTGattcttcctcccctgcccctcgGGAGGTGCCAGTCTTGCATCTGCTGTCTTTCTCTTTCAGATGAACAGGAGGATGAAAGCATGGAGACCACGGGCAAGGTGGAGCCAGTTTAGAGAGGCCCTGCTTCTATGCGATTCTGATTTGTGATTATAAAGTTCATTCAGCCCAGAAACTTCCACTGCCCAGACTTTACCCACTCCAGACCAATTCAAGCTGCAGCTCAATACTCTGATTCTTTCAGAGGCATGGGGTCCatagtgttcattcccatcaccCATCTTCAGTGTCCACAGTCCTGGGGTGTGGGAGAAGCAGAGGGTTGCTAGGGGGAAAAGTGGGAATGCTGAATGGCCAGCGGCCTCCGTACTCGTAGGATGAGGATGAGAACAGTACGGGAAACAAGGGGGAGCAGACCAAGAATCCAGACCTGCATGAAGACAACGTCACCGAGCAGACCCACCACATCATCATCCCCAGCTACGCTGCTTGGTTTGACTATAACAGGTATGCTACCCCACCTTCTCGCAGAATCCTTCCTTCCCCAGCCTCCAGGGGTCAACATGTTCCTCTTGCCTCCAAATAAGTTATTTTTTCCCTCAGCCAGACAGATAAGAGTGCACTTCAGGTTTAGAGGAACTCCTGATCTCTTTTTTAAGCCATAAAGCTCTGGTGGGAAGTTCTCCCCAAGCTTTGAGCCTGTTTTTAGTCTCCAGCTGGTTGCCCACCCCACCTTCTAGGCTTTTCCTCCCCTCGGGGCTCCCatccctccaccagcaccttccCCTGAGTCCACTCTGGCTTCTCTTGCAGCGTGCATGCCATTGAGCGGAGGGCTCTCCCCGAGTTCTTTAACGGCAAGAACAAGTCCAAGACACCAGAAATGTAAGGAAACCTCGACTCATGATTTTCTTCCTCCTGTGCCCTCTCACCCTTCCTGATCCATCCAGCAACATTCAGTTCAGCAGACCTCTCTCGAGCTCCTATcctgagccaggcactgtgctaaccCTTAGGCAGTTCCAACCTAGGATTCTTGATGCTATAACACATTCTCTAGTACTTGCCCAGGAGTGATATTAAGCATGCCCTTTGCACAAAACAAGTACCTGCTTCAGTGCCTCAGATTCTTTCAGCAGGGCACAGAGTCTTTCAGTCTGTAATTGATACTGTCAAAAATGCAGATTTCCCTAGCATAAGTAATCCACTTTGACTGCAGTGTAAATGACTATTATCAGGCTGGTTCCTGGGTAGCTTTTGATAGAAAAGTGAGTGGTGGAGCTATGAAGACTCCTGAACTAAGGGATGGAGCAGGCtctgtgggagagaggtgtcATAGAAAGTGCAGGCTTGGGCCTCAGTCCTCACCTTTAAGGTTTTGCCTCAGGCTAAATCTGCTTGGCGTTGGATGAGACTTGGCAATCTTCTGTGGTTAGGGATGCCCCAGATAAATATGGTGACAAGGTAGCAAGACTCAGTGCTGAGCCAGGGCGCCCTGGGAACTGAGCTAACTTCCGTCCCTGCTTTGTCCTGGCTTCCCAGCTGTGGGCTTATGCTCTTCCCACCATGGTTCTTTCCCTCTTGATACGGTTCTGTCCTCCTCCTGGGGAAAGCCATGTATGTGAGGAGGCATGATAGGCAGGCAGCGTTGGACCAGGAATTGTTCTACATGCTGATCtcttgatatgaaataataagtGATGACTTACCTACATTCCTTGAGAGCTTGCTGTCCACCAGGTACTATCCTGAGTGTCCTGCATACATTGAGTAATTTAACTTCATGCTGCCCTTAGATGTAGTTATTATAATCTCAGtttacagatcaggaaactgGAGTACCAAGAGGTTCAACCCCTTGCTCAAGTTCATACAGTGACTGAGTAGTAAAACCAGGATCTTGTAGTCTGACTCATGTTCTCAAACTTTGCACTACATGACATAGTGGCCATCAGTTTTTTTGAGCTCCTATAATGTGCCAGGCTCTGTATTAGTACTTTGTAGACATCTCTAATCCTTAGTAGACATttcattttacagacgaggaaactgaggttcaaagaaCTGGGAATTGAACTTAGATCTTTCTAGCTTCAAAGCACATACTCTTCCTACTATGTCATGCTGACTAGTTGGATCTCTGGATAAGGACTTCCCCTTTAATATCCATAAGTTTAGAAATGAGggcaccttttctttttctctgattcCTCATTCAAAAGTTGGATAattatatgggaacatcttatgttttctatgttttttaatgtaacattctttgtgatctattaagtttaataaaaaaagtgtaaaaaacaaaaacaaaagttgggtAAAATGTCCCCAATACAGCCAAGGAAATAATTCACTTAACTAAAAAAACCCATCAAGGAAAACGTAAGAAATGTGTGAATCCCTTGCATctagcacacagtaggcactgaGTGTTTATTGAGTTGGATGTTCTActgttttttgtctttgtcaGCACAGGAGTCATTAGCTCTTCTATCATTCTTCCCATCTCCAGCACTGGACAaacatttatttgtcttcttcctgatgatcacactctctcttcctcttaGCTACCTGGCCTATCGAAACTTCATGATTGACACTTACAGACTGAATCCCCAAGAGTATCTCACCTCCACTGCCTGCCGCAGGAACCTGGCAGGCGACGTCTGTGCCATCATGAGGTGGGTCCTCTGGTTAGCAGGAAGGGCATCTGCGAGGATGTCTGCCCACAGATGCCTCTTGGCAGAAACAGAAGTATCAATGAGGAACATAGgggaacaaacaagaaaaacccCTCTAGAGAAAAGGCAAAGTACAGGTGCGGGGTGTGAGTGACTCAAGGAAATGGCAGTGGCATTCTCGGAAGTAGGGAGTCAAGGAGAAAGAGAGATCTGGGTTCAGTTGTACTAGCTGTGCAGGAAGAAAGTTCAGTAGGTGGTGGGATGGGGACGGCAGCCAGGCGGAAGGTATAGCTGTGGGTGTCCCTGACATTTAGGTGGAAAGTGAACAGCAGTTGCAGACAGGATTTCCAGGAGGTAGAATGAGTAGAGAAGAGGCCCGAGGAGAGAGGGAGCCTTAGGCCACAGCATCTACCCCCAGCCTGGTCCTCATGCGCCTTTCTGGCTGGCCCGTATGACCCTGCCTGCCCTTCTCCTCACAGGGTCCATGCCTTTCTGGAACAGTGGGGTCTTATTAACTACCAGGTGGACGCTGAGAGTCGACCAACCCCGATGGGGCCTCCACCCACTTCTCACTTCCATGTCTTGGCAGACACACCATCAGGGCTGGTACCTCTGCAGCCCAAGACCCCGCAGGTAGGGTGAGGGGCGGCGGGGACAAGGTGGGGTGGGTGTAAAATTGGGCTTCTTTGGgctttcttttcctggttttttaGGGTAATGGTTCAAGAGTGCTTTGAGGCTTCTTCCTTTTCCATGGGATGCAAAGGACTGCAGGAATCAGCCCCGTGTGTTCAGTGCCCTCTGCCGGCCTCTGCACCTAAGTCTGCAAGGACTTGCTGAGGGAGAAGAGATGCTCCTTGTCCTCAGGGAGCAGGCAGGCTAATGTAGGGAATGGAGCAGATAGAAAAAACATGGCTGAAAATGAACTTGCATGAAAATTTTTAACTCTGTCATGTAtcctccatttttttcatttttgcttcataattattattacttccattttttttttcacttccatTTCACACATTACAAAATATTAAGAGGAGAAAGGTTATGtggcttgcccagggtcacagagTACCAAATCTAGGATTAGAACCTAACTGCCCAGCTCCTAAGAGAATCTGTAGAGATACATCATGGATATCATGCCAGTTACTTATCTAATTAATTATTAAGGGAACACGGAAGAGTGGCATGAGTGCCCCAGAGCTTGTGAGCCGCCCAGCATTTGGCCTTGGGGGCTCCAGGGCCTTGGCCTGGTCATTTCTTGCCCACCCTCCATGACGCCAAGCTCTGTCCCCCAGGGCCGCCAGGTTGATGCTGATACCAAGGCTGGGCGAAAGGGCAAAGAGCTGGATGACCTGGTGCCAGAGACGGCTAAGGGCAAGCCAGAGCTGGTAGGTGGGGTGTAGACCCCGCTGGGCTTCTTATTTGCCCCTTTATTGGGGGGCCCCCTGCccgggaagaagagacatgagaGCAGAGGAGCTACAGCAGTAAAGGAGGAAGTCCTGCCCAGGGTGGCCTTGGCTTTGGGAAAGAAGCTCCTTCTGTCGCTTTCCTCTCTCTGTCTGCCCCTGGCTCCCACCGGTCACTCGTACTtacctctttctttcccctccacaAATAGCAGACCTCTGCTTCCCAACAAATGCTCAACTTTCCTGACAAAGGCAAAGAAAAGCCAACAGACATGCAGAACTTTGGGCTGCGCACAGACATGTACACCAAGAAGAATGTCCCCTCCAAGGTACGGGGATGTGGGCTGACTGCAGGCAGGGGTGAGGGAGCCCCCGCTCAGCGATCACCGGTGTCTCTCCTCACCTTGCGTGTTTGACCCACAGAGCAAAGCGGCAGCCAGTGCCACCCGCGAGTGGACAGAACAGGAGACCCTGCTACTCTTGGAGGTATTCAGGGCAAGGAAAGGGGCGTTCTTCTACAAAAGCAGAAATGGCCAGGGTACCAGCCACCCTCGTGAGTGGGGAGGGCCTGTGCAGTTGGGAATGAGCAGACCTTACCCTCAGTCTCTGCCATCCCGGTGCCCGTCGCACCTCATCCCGGGGACCGGCTCCGGGCTGGGGATATGGGCCATCATGTTAACTCCAGCTCCTTTCTTAGTGCTACTTGGGGAGCCCCCTTGGGCCCAGAGAATACAGAAATACTAGAGACACAGCTTTGAAGGCAGCTGCCCttagtggggtgggggcagttgaCTTCTAAGGGAAGTGGCTAAGTAAGCGGAGTTGTgtccccaccactaccaccaggCACTGGAGATGTACAAAGATGACTGGAACAAAGTTTCAGAGCACGTGGGAAGCCGCACACAGGACGAGTGCATCTTGCATTTTCTTCGTCTTCCTATTGAAGACCCATACCTGGAGGACTCAGAGGCCTCCCTGGGCCCCCTGGCCTACCAGCCCATCCCCTTCAGTCAGTCGGGCAATCCTGTCATGAGCACTGTTGCGTTTCTAGCCTCCGTCGTTGATCCCCGAGTCGCCTCTGCCGCTGCCAAGTCGGCCCTAGGTAACGTGAAGGGGTTCTGGCCCCCTTAGTTTGTGCTGGAAGGGCTGGTTGTTCAGACCTCGAAGCCCCCTTGTATTTGGCTGTCCTACTAGCCTTGTCTGTGCTGGTGTCAGCCCAGGCACCTGTCTAGGCTCCAAGCTGGAAATAGGTGAAGAGATGGGCTTGTGAGGAGGCTTTCACAGGGATAGCCAGAACTGCCTGCCTGCCCTCGCTCCCAGCCTCATGCCCTCTGGGTCTTGCAGAGGAGTTCTCCAAGATGAAGGAAGAGGTACCCACAGCCCTTGTGGAGGCCCATGTTCGGAAAGTGGAAGAAGCTGCCAAGGTGACAGGCAAGGCCGACCCAGCCTTCGGTCTGGAAAGCAGTGGCATTGCAGGAACCACCTCTGATGAGCCTGAGCGGATTGGTAAGGCCCGGCATGCTCCCAGACACTGTTCCCCCTAAGCAAGGGCCAGAGGCACCCGGCCTCCCCGCCTCAAGTTGGCATTGGAGCACAGCACGAGTGGGGAGACTTGCTGGTGTTTTTATTTTCCCCTAGGATTTTCCCTTAGGGCCAGTGGCTCCCTGCTGGTTTACTCAGGGAGATTCTGACTGGTAAAAGGGGCTGCTGGCAAAGCATTGTAGAGACAGACTCCATTATCAGACATTCCCATTTCCTTTTCCCACGGGCCCAGAGGAGAGCGGGACTGACGAGGCACGGGCGGAGGGCCAGGCCACAGATGAGAAGAAGGAGCCCAAGGTACGGAGGGATTGGCCTCAGGCTGGGAGGGTGCAGGGGCCAGGCATGGAACCGTGATGGGCATGGGCAGCTGACCCAGTCCAGCCCAAGAACACGAGGACTGGGCTTCGAGGGGGTCTCTCACCCGGAGTCAGAGCTCCCCTCGAGACAAGTAAATTCAGTTCCCAGGCCCTTTGTGTGAAAACCAGTCACCTCAGCCCCTGATATTCTCTACGTTTCTTTCACTGGGCCTTAAGGAACCTCGAGAAGGAGGAGGGGCTGTGGAAGAAGAAGCAAAGGACAAAACCAGCGAGGCGCCCAAGAAGGatgaagagaaagggaaggaaggtgaCAGCGAGAAGGAATCAGAGAAGAGTGATGGGGACCCAGTAGGTGAGCTTCTCAGTGGTAGTTAGGAGGTACAGGAAAGAAGCGGAGCTGTAGAGCTAACTCAAGAGCCCTTTTCCTGGCCTAGTAGATCCCGAGAAGGAGAAGGAGCCAAAGGAAGGGCAGGAGGAAGTACTGAAGGAAGTGGTGGAGTCAGAGGGTGAAAGGAAGACGAAGGTGGAGCGGGACATTGGCGAGGGCAATCTCTCCACCGCAGCTGCCGCTGCCCTGGCTGCTGCCGCGGTCAAGGCCAAGGTGAGGTCCAGAGACCCCAACAACCCCAAGCGAAGAAGATGGCTcccttctccaggctcacttcACTGAAAGGAAGTCATTCCATGTGCATCCCTTAACTAGTGCTAGCctatttcctctttatttttatgCTGAGGGAGTCTTAGTTATGTCTTCTCTAAACTTCTTGAATCTTTTACTATTAGGCCTATTTCCAGCCACCTAATTAGTTGACTTTGTCTTATCCTTTGccactctctcccttttccccaagttcttttaaaaaatatcagtgCTGCACTACTGTCTCACATCAGGTTCTCCCTTAAAACCTaacagtggggagcagatgtggcccaagcaattgagtgcctgcttcccccatgggaagtcctgggttcagttcctggtgcctcctgaaaaaaacgaacaacaagcaaaacaaatgaaaaaaccagcccagggaagccgatgtggctcagtggttgagcaccagcttcccacatacaagatcctgggttcattccccggcCTCTGgacctcaaaaacaaaactaaaaaaccTGCCAACCTCTGCACTACCTTTTCCTCCCCTGGAATGTCGTTAACTGGGCCCTCCCGCTGACATGCCTTCCCACCCTTCCTTCCCTAGCACTTGGCTGCAGTTGAGGAGAGGAAGATCAAATCCCTCGTGGCCCTTCTGGTGGAGACCCAGATGAAAAAGTTGGAAATCAAACTCCGGCACTTCGAGGAGCTGGAGACGATCATGGACCGGGAGCGTGAAGCAGTGAGTAGCCTCCCTGGGGGGGAGCGGGAGCCCTGGCACCTGGTCCCGACTCGAGACCAAGCCCTACCTCACTCTAGGATGAGGGGCCGGGAAGGGGGATGAAGCTGCAGTGCAGAAAGCCTGAGACGGACAGGGTTTCCAAGCAGAGGGGGCAGCCCAGGCCAGGGCTGGGAGGCCAAGCCGAGGCAGGTGAGAGGGACAGAAAcacccacaggggaggtctggaGACTGGGCTCCCATGGGATGTCAGCACCACAGGGCAGGGATGTTCTGTTCTGTTGATTGCTGTATCTCCAGGTTTTTGAACAGTGCATGGCTCATAGTAGATGTTCAGTAAACATTTGGTGAGTCCTTGAATGGATCTGAGGGATAATGAGAGGACTGGGGCTTCAGATCCAGGAGGTAAACCACAAAGGGGAGGGGATGGCCAGGGTATTGAACCGTTTTGCCTTTAAAGGGACATATAAAGATGTAGAAGACAGCGACCCAGTCTCAGAGAACTTAATTAGAGACATGAAAAACAGTTAATCATGTTTAAGGTAT from Dasypus novemcinctus isolate mDasNov1 chromosome 12, mDasNov1.1.hap2, whole genome shotgun sequence includes these protein-coding regions:
- the SMARCC2 gene encoding SWI/SNF complex subunit SMARCC2 isoform X16 codes for the protein MAVRKKDGGPNVKYYEAADTVTQFDNVRLWLGKNYKKYIQAEPPTNKSLSSLVVQLLQFQEEVFGKHVSNAPLTKLPIKCFLDFKAGGSLCHILAAAYKFKSDQGWRRYDFQNPSRMDRNVEMFMTIEKSLVQNNCLSRPNIFLCPEIEPKLLGKLKDIVKRHQGTITEDKNNASHVVYPVPGNLEEEEWVRPVMKRDKQVLLHWGYYPDSYDTWIPASEIEASVEDAPTPEKPRKVHAKWILDTDTFNEWMNEEDYEVNDDKNPVSRRKKISAKTLTDEVNSPDSDRRDKKGGNYKKRKRSPSPSPTPESKKKNAKKGPSTPYTKSKRGHREEEQEDLTKDMDEPSPVPNVEEVTLPKTVNTKKDSESAPVKGGTMTDLDEQEDESMETTGKDEDENSTGNKGEQTKNPDLHEDNVTEQTHHIIIPSYAAWFDYNSVHAIERRALPEFFNGKNKSKTPEIYLAYRNFMIDTYRLNPQEYLTSTACRRNLAGDVCAIMRVHAFLEQWGLINYQVDAESRPTPMGPPPTSHFHVLADTPSGLVPLQPKTPQGRQVDADTKAGRKGKELDDLVPETAKGKPELTSASQQMLNFPDKGKEKPTDMQNFGLRTDMYTKKNVPSKSKAAASATREWTEQETLLLLEALEMYKDDWNKVSEHVGSRTQDECILHFLRLPIEDPYLEDSEASLGPLAYQPIPFSQSGNPVMSTVAFLASVVDPRVASAAAKSALEEFSKMKEEVPTALVEAHVRKVEEAAKVTGKADPAFGLESSGIAGTTSDEPERIEESGTDEARAEGQATDEKKEPKEPREGGGAVEEEAKDKTSEAPKKDEEKGKEGDSEKESEKSDGDPVDPEKEKEPKEGQEEVLKEVVESEGERKTKVERDIGEGNLSTAAAAALAAAAVKAKHLAAVEERKIKSLVALLVETQMKKLEIKLRHFEELETIMDREREALEYQRQQLLADRQAFHMEQLKYAEMRARQQHFQQMHQQQQQPPPALPPGSQPIPPAGAAGPPAVHGLAVAPASVAPAPAGSGVPPGSLGPSEQIGQAGSAVGPQQQQPAGAPQPGAVPPGLPPPGPHGPSPFPNQQTPPSLMPGAVPGSGHPGVADPGTPLPPDPTAPSPGTVTPVPPPQ
- the SMARCC2 gene encoding SWI/SNF complex subunit SMARCC2 isoform X12; translation: MAVRKKDGGPNVKYYEAADTVTQFDNVRLWLGKNYKKYIQAEPPTNKSLSSLVVQLLQFQEEVFGKHVSNAPLTKLPIKCFLDFKAGGSLCHILAAAYKFKSDQGWRRYDFQNPSRMDRNVEMFMTIEKSLVQNNCLSRPNIFLCPEIEPKLLGKLKDIVKRHQGTITEDKNNASHVVYPVPGNLEEEEWVRPVMKRDKQVLLHWGYYPDSYDTWIPASEIEASVEDAPTPEKPRKVHAKWILDTDTFNEWMNEEDYEVNDDKNPVSRRKKISAKTLTDEVNSPDSDRRDKKGGNYKKRKRSPSPSPTPESKKKNAKKGPSTPYTKSKRGHREEEQEDLTKDMDEPSPVPNVEEVTLPKTVNTKKDSESAPVKGGTMTDLDEQEDESMETTGKDEDENSTGNKGEQTKNPDLHEDNVTEQTHHIIIPSYAAWFDYNSVHAIERRALPEFFNGKNKSKTPEIYLAYRNFMIDTYRLNPQEYLTSTACRRNLAGDVCAIMRVHAFLEQWGLINYQVDAESRPTPMGPPPTSHFHVLADTPSGLVPLQPKTPQGRQVDADTKAGRKGKELDDLVPETAKGKPELTSASQQMLNFPDKGKEKPTDMQNFGLRTDMYTKKNVPSKSKAAASATREWTEQETLLLLEALEMYKDDWNKVSEHVGSRTQDECILHFLRLPIEDPYLEDSEASLGPLAYQPIPFSQSGNPVMSTVAFLASVVDPRVASAAAKSALEEFSKMKEEVPTALVEAHVRKVEEAAKVTGKADPAFGLESSGIAGTTSDEPERIEESGTDEARAEGQATDEKKEPKEPREGGGAVEEEAKDKTSEAPKKDEEKGKEGDSEKESEKSDGDPVDPEKEKEPKEGQEEVLKEVVESEGERKTKVERDIGEGNLSTAAAAALAAAAVKAKHLAAVEERKIKSLVALLVETQMKKLEIKLRHFEELETIMDREREALEYQRQQLLADRQAFHMEQLKYAEMRARQQHFQQMHQQQQQPPPALPPGSQPIPPAGAAGPPAVHGLAVAPASVAPAPAGSGVPPGSLGPSEQIGQAGSAVGPQQQQPAGAPQPGAVPPGLPPPGPHGPSPFPNQQTPPSLMPGAVPGSGHPGVAAQSPAIVAAVQGNLLPSASPLPDPGTPLPPDPTAPSPGTVTPVPPPQ
- the SMARCC2 gene encoding SWI/SNF complex subunit SMARCC2 isoform X17, giving the protein MAVRKKDGGPNVKYYEAADTVTQFDNVRLWLGKNYKKYIQAEPPTNKSLSSLVVQLLQFQEEVFGKHVSNAPLTKLPIKCFLDFKAGGSLCHILAAAYKFKSDQGWRRYDFQNPSRMDRNVEMFMTIEKSLVQNNCLSRPNIFLCPEIEPKLLGKLKDIVKRHQGTITEDKNNASHVVYPVPGNLEEEEWVRPVMKRDKQVLLHWGYYPDSYDTWIPASEIEASVEDAPTPEKPRKVHAKWILDTDTFNEWMNEEDYEVNDDKNPVSRRKKISAKTLTDEVNSPDSDRRDKKGGNYKKRKRSPSPSPTPESKKKNAKKGPSTPYTKSKRGHREEEQEDLTKDMDEPSPVPNVEEVTLPKTVNTKKDSESAPVKGGTMTDLDEQEDESMETTGKDEDENSTGNKGEQTKNPDLHEDNVTEQTHHIIIPSYAAWFDYNSVHAIERRALPEFFNGKNKSKTPEIYLAYRNFMIDTYRLNPQEYLTSTACRRNLAGDVCAIMRVHAFLEQWGLINYQVDAESRPTPMGPPPTSHFHVLADTPSGLVPLQPKTPQQTSASQQMLNFPDKGKEKPTDMQNFGLRTDMYTKKNVPSKSKAAASATREWTEQETLLLLEALEMYKDDWNKVSEHVGSRTQDECILHFLRLPIEDPYLEDSEASLGPLAYQPIPFSQSGNPVMSTVAFLASVVDPRVASAAAKSALEEFSKMKEEVPTALVEAHVRKVEEAAKVTGKADPAFGLESSGIAGTTSDEPERIEESGTDEARAEGQATDEKKEPKEPREGGGAVEEEAKDKTSEAPKKDEEKGKEGDSEKESEKSDGDPVDPEKEKEPKEGQEEVLKEVVESEGERKTKVERDIGEGNLSTAAAAALAAAAVKAKHLAAVEERKIKSLVALLVETQMKKLEIKLRHFEELETIMDREREALEYQRQQLLADRQAFHMEQLKYAEMRARQQHFQQMHQQQQQPPPALPPGSQPIPPAGAAGPPAVHGLAVAPASVAPAPAGSGVPPGSLGPSEQIGQAGSAVGPQQQQPAGAPQPGAVPPGLPPPGPHGPSPFPNQQTPPSLMPGAVPGSGHPGVAAQSPAIVAAVQGNLLPSASPLPDPGTPLPPDPTAPSPGTVTPVPPPQ